From one Anopheles bellator chromosome 1, idAnoBellAS_SP24_06.2, whole genome shotgun sequence genomic stretch:
- the LOC131212729 gene encoding T-cell immunomodulatory protein, producing MKSRVLLPIGRSLFYLLVSGLLLSATARGGDIIDITSQAFDKLTDAIPAAYGDFNSDELTDVFVLRNNFHTLQILLGSDDKPLLAEGPRCDYRNHRITSVVPGDFDGDAYMDVLFTVQHDGSSIDDHTYVYINWGSSEQMNCTAEDEKPLIEMIGQPLALDYDNDFIIDLFGMDMKRQRTFWIFKKPDDTGRGGPFPVRLDNGKHGSELSIPHSHAIIDLDKDFTADLFLTTTTGFEVWHGTESPRKFVYSHKIDFPDGNYNKHVGRAIFLDVELDGSLLPVFPMCFDAKCVNSSILVYHGNHLHDLQIDFKDDHNDAWHFVVPDRSNWATQTITLRGGDFNLDGYPDLLATLTKTGDQMQTFLLENVPCEKSACNHMTRTFAVRWKALAPFSNGTMIGSFFDFYNDGILDAIFVERYGNSTRPVAFRNSLDYDANFVKVIVLTGLSNRSGPKKLTPLGRKKRTFGTNLPGPRIEYNTTTQDGEPQHGASAQLPQSAYLSLHLPFTTFGLGRTPNFVDTLTVGLSNHSRTWTQLIPNSQMIVVPNPIEEPERWKAQLFVTPSKLILMSVIALSGICLVILLLILILYAKEKREDRIQRSLEAHRFHFDAM from the coding sequence ATGAAGTCCCGGGTTCTACTGCCGATCGGGCGGTCCTTATTTTACCTGTTGGTCAGTGGTTTGCTGCTATCGGCTACGGCGCGAGGCGGTGACATTATCGACATCACTAGTCAAGCTTTCGACAAGCTGACCGATGCGATTCCTGCGGCATACGGAGATTTTAACTCTGACGAGTTGACCGACGTTTTTGTGCTGCGAAACAACTTCCACACGCTCCAGATACTGCTCGGCAGCGATGACAAACCGTTACTAGCGGAGGGTCCGCGATGCGACTATCGGAACCATCGGATCACGAGCGTTGTGCCGGGTGATTTCGACGGGGACGCATACATGGACGTGCTTTTCACCGTGCAGCACGATGGCAGTTCTATCGACGATCATACCTACGTGTACATCAACTGGGGTTCCTCGGAGCAGATGAACTGCACGGCGGAGGACGAAAAGCCGCTGATCGAGATGATTGGGCAACCGCTGGCACTGGACTACGATAACGATTTCATCATCGATCTCTTCGGCATGGACATGAAGCGGCAGCGAACGTTTTGGATCTTCAAAAAACCGGACGATACCGGCCGGGGAGGCCCCTTTCCGGTGCGACTGGACAATGGAAAGCACGGATCGGAGCTATCGATACCGCACTCGCACGCCATCATCGATTTGGATAAGGACTTCACTGCCGATCTGTTtctcacgacgacgaccgggtTCGAGGTGTGGCACGGAACAGAAAGCCCGCGCAAGTTTGTGTACAGCCACAAGATAGACTTTCCAGACGGCAACTACAACAAGCACGTCGGCCGGGCCATCTTTCTCGACGTGGAGCTCGACGGCAGCCTGCTGCCCGTGTTTCCGATGTGCTTCGATGCGAAGTGCGTGAACTCGAGCATCCTGGTGTACCACGGGAACCATCTGCATGACCTGCAGATTGACTTCAAAGACGACCACAATGATGCGTGGCACTTTGTTGTGCCTGACCGGTCAAACTGGGCCACGCAAACGATCACACTCCGCGGCGGCGACTTCAATCTCGACGGCTATCCGGATCTGCTGGCCACGCTTACCAAAACGGGCGACCAGATGCAAACCTTTCTGCTGGAGAATGTGCCGTGCGAGAAGAGTGCATGCAATCACATGACCCGCACGTTCGCCGTCCGGTGGAAAGCGTTGGCCCCGTTTTCGAACGGAACGATGATTGGTTCGTTTTTCGACTTCTACAACGACGGTATCCTCGATGCGATCTTTGTCGAGCGGTACGGCAATAGCACCCGCCCGGTGGCGTTCCGCAACTCTCTCGATTACGATGCCAACTTCGTGAAGGTGATCGTGCTGACCGGGCTGAGCAATAGGAGTGGACCGAAGAAACTGACGCCACTCGGGCGGAAGAAACGTACGTTTGGTACGAACCTGCCTGGGCCACGGATCGAATACAACACGACGACGCAGGACGGCGAGCCACAGCACGGCGCATCGGCCCAGCTGCCACAGTCGGCCTACCTGTCGTTGCACCTTCCGTTTACCACGTTCGGTCTGGGCCGGACACCGAACTTTGTCGATACGCTTACGGTTGGGCTGTCGAACCACTCGCGCACCTGGACGCAGCTTATCCCCAACTCGCAGATGATTGTCGTACCGAACCCGATCGAGGAGCCGGAACGATGGAAGGCGCAACTGTTCGTGACACCGAGCAAGCTGATCCTGATGAGCGTCATCGCGCTCAGCGGCATCTGTTTGGTAATATTACTGCTGATTCTCATCCTGTACGCGAAGGAAAAGCGCGAAGATCGAATACAGCGGTCACTTGAAGCGCATCGATTCCATTTTGACGCAATGTAA
- the LOC131205922 gene encoding BAG family molecular chaperone regulator 2 isoform X2, whose amino-acid sequence MTTGRSSFARNGGGFCRAGCAKRSRFDQQFDDEFGSSAVASTSRFVDILDQLDSKVEALRKEAFVLRDKKDFLAMSVDLLKNNEYLTGLNENERDEINCYVQRISNRLGTVELNVCTVRDPAQEDSLHLVNSLIDMIISNTDPVVSRQKCQQFLNACSTTDTSVYSEIDPATIYTDKKFECALLGCTLDDQKTIKKRLQALLVYLTQQTIVH is encoded by the exons ATGACCACCGGAAGGTCATCGTTTGCTAGGAATGGTGGGGGATTTTGTAGAGCAGGTTGCGCCAAACGGTCTCGTTTCGATCAGCAGTTTGACGACGAATTTGGGTCCTCGGCAGTCGCCAGCACTTCAAG ATTCGTCGACATCCTTGATCAGCTCGACTCGAAGGTAGAAGCGTTGCGTAAGGAAGCATTTGTGCTGCGGGACAAGAAGGACTTTCTCGCCATGTCGGTGGATTTGCTGAAAAATAACGAGTACCTCACTGGACTGAACGAGA ACGAGCGGGACGAAATCAATTGCTACGTGCAGAGGATAAGCAACCGACTCGGGACGGTCGAACTAAACGTCTGCACCGTGCGCGATCCGGCCCAGGAGGACTCGCTGCATCTCGTCAACAGTCTGATCGATATGATCATCTCCAATACCGACCCGGTGGTATCCCGCCAGAAGTGCCAACAGTTCCTGAACGCTTGTAGCACCACCGACACAAGCGTCTACTCTGAGATCGATCCGGCCACTATTTACACAGACAAAAAGTTCGAATGTGCTTTACTCGGTTGTACGCTCGATGATCAGAAAACGATCAAGAAGCGGCTACAAGCGCTGCTTGTCTACCTGACGCAGCAAACGATCGTGCACTAA
- the LOC131205922 gene encoding BAG family molecular chaperone regulator 2 isoform X1 — protein MLTGSSLGGIASKSSAGSDCERMEVDTQPAGEFSAATMSNSNDQWEIMPRIDESNNAWLNKPPMERFVDILDQLDSKVEALRKEAFVLRDKKDFLAMSVDLLKNNEYLTGLNENERDEINCYVQRISNRLGTVELNVCTVRDPAQEDSLHLVNSLIDMIISNTDPVVSRQKCQQFLNACSTTDTSVYSEIDPATIYTDKKFECALLGCTLDDQKTIKKRLQALLVYLTQQTIVH, from the exons ATGCTAACGGGTTCGTCCTTGGGAGGTATAGCATCGAAATCTTCGGCCGGCAGCGACTGTGAACGCATGGAGGTCGATACGCAGCCAGCGGGAGAGTTTAGTGCGGCTACAAtgagcaacagcaacgaccAATGGGAGATTATGCCGCGTATCGACGAATCAAACAATGCCTGGCTAAACAAACCGCCCATGGAAAG ATTCGTCGACATCCTTGATCAGCTCGACTCGAAGGTAGAAGCGTTGCGTAAGGAAGCATTTGTGCTGCGGGACAAGAAGGACTTTCTCGCCATGTCGGTGGATTTGCTGAAAAATAACGAGTACCTCACTGGACTGAACGAGA ACGAGCGGGACGAAATCAATTGCTACGTGCAGAGGATAAGCAACCGACTCGGGACGGTCGAACTAAACGTCTGCACCGTGCGCGATCCGGCCCAGGAGGACTCGCTGCATCTCGTCAACAGTCTGATCGATATGATCATCTCCAATACCGACCCGGTGGTATCCCGCCAGAAGTGCCAACAGTTCCTGAACGCTTGTAGCACCACCGACACAAGCGTCTACTCTGAGATCGATCCGGCCACTATTTACACAGACAAAAAGTTCGAATGTGCTTTACTCGGTTGTACGCTCGATGATCAGAAAACGATCAAGAAGCGGCTACAAGCGCTGCTTGTCTACCTGACGCAGCAAACGATCGTGCACTAA
- the LOC131205921 gene encoding general transcription factor IIH subunit 4, with translation MSDAKSSGAGNSARSSYAGGSSSSLITKPANLECKDLEEYLKSRPPEVLEKLYNYPAICLAVYRELPEIARQFVIRILFVEQPIPQAVVSSWATQVYAKENTSVSQVLSELGVWRSAAYPGGLAAWELCPTFKKNLKIALLGGGRPWSMSNALDPDQKSRDIDFLDTYAMSRWRCVLHYMVGAGSSKGMEGEGISPDAVRILLHANLMKRDETECSPVITRQGFQFLLLDTQAQVWHFMLQYLDTCEARGLSLPECLSMLFQLSFSTLGRDYSSEGLSNGLLTFLQHLREFGLVYQRKRKEGRFYPTRLAHNITSKNAAHATTLAQDQEANTTKDKGYIIVETNYRVYAYTDSNLQVALLGLFTELLYRFPNLVVGVLSRDSVRQAFRGGITAEQIISYLEQHAHPTMLTVEQAITSRSTLPPTVVDQIKLWENERNRFSYTEGVVYNQFLSQADFITLRDYAQSIGVMIWQNERIRTMVVTKNGHDDVKKFWKRYSKGGS, from the exons ATGTCGGACGCGAAAAGCAGCGGTGCCGGTAACAGCGCACGAAGTTCCTACGCGGGCGGCTCTTCTTCCTCACTCATCACAAAGCCGGCCAATTTGGAATGCAAAGACCTGGAAGAGTATCTGAAATCGCGGCCCCCGGAAGTGCTCGAGAAGCTGTACAACTATCCCGCCATCTGTCTCGCTGTTTATCG CGAGTTGCCGGAGATAGCGCGTCAGTTCGTTATAAGAATTCTGTTTGTCGAGCAACCCATCCCACAAGCGGTAGTGTCCTCGTGGGCCACACAAGTCTACGCAAA AGAAAACACATCCGTTTCCCAGGTGCTGTCGGAGCTCGGAGTATGGCGCAGCGCGGCGTACCCGGGCGGGCTGGCCGCCTGGGAACTGTGTCCGACGTTCAAGAAGAACCTGAAGATCGCTCTGCTGGGCGGGGGCCGCCCTTGGTCGATGTCGAACGCACTCGATCCGGATCAGAAGTCGCGCGACATCGACTTCCTGGACACGTACGCCATGTCCCGGTGGCGCTGCGTGCTGCACTATATGGTTGGTGCCGGTAGCTCAAAAGGTATGGAGGGCGAAGGTATCTCCCCGGACGCGGTACGCATCCTGCTGCACGCGAACCTCATGAAGCGAGACGAAACGGAATGCAGTCCCGTGATCACGCGGCAAGGATTTCAGTTCCTCCTGCTCGACACCCAAGCCCAGGTGTGGCACTTTATGCTGCAGTACCTCGACACTTGCGAAGCGCGTGGACTCAGCTTGCCCGAGTGCCTGTCGATGCTGTTTCAGCTCAGTTTCAGCACACTGGGTCGTGATTACAGTTCCGAGGGTTTAAGCAACGGGCTGCTTACCTTTCTGCAGCATCTGCGCGAGTTCGGGCTCGTGTACCAGCGTAAGCGCAAGGAAGGACGCTTCTATCCGACGCGTTTGGCTCATAACATCACGTCGAAAAATGCGGCACACGCCACTACGCTGGCGCAGGATCAGGAAGCGAACACCACCAAGGACAAGGGGTATATTATCGTCGAGACAAACTATCGCGTGTACGCATACACCGATTCCAATCTTCAAGTGGCCCTGCTCGGCCTCTTTACCGAGCTGCTGTATCGCTTCCCGAATCTCGTGGTCGGCGTACTATCGCGCGATTCCGTTCGCCAAGCGTTCCGTGGGGGCATTACGGCCGAACAGATCATTAGCTACCTCGAGCAGCACGCACACCCGACGATGCTGACGGTAGAGCAGGCAATCACTAGCCGTTCGACCCTGCCACCGACGGTGGTAGATCAGATTAAGTTGTGGGAGAACGAGCGGAACCGCTTCTCATACACGGAGGGCGTTGTCTACAATCAGTTCTTGTCGCAGGCCGACTTTATTACGCTGCGCGACTACGCGCAATCGATCGGCGTGATGATTTGGCAGAACGAGCGCATCCGGACGATGGTGGTAACAAAGAACGGGCATGATGATGTGAAAAAATTTTGGAAACGCTACTCCAAGGGAGGCAGCTAG
- the LOC131205846 gene encoding luciferin sulfotransferase-like, translated as MARYEKLNNEFTDRIDCPGTEKHYRLTRPQWRKSDHDGPADDRQEGEWCVMIEKFLPLIEPIRRMAVYEDDVWVITFPKCGTTWTQEMVWLLNNGLNYERAAKQTLEERFPFLELSGALSLIDGDSVGRVQDLARPRHIKSHLPFMLLPEALQTVRPKVIYVSRNPKDAATSFFHHYRNIVGFDGPREHFFDAFLNDSLIYAPFGSHVRRYWEWSKDPAANCLFLTYEQMKRDLCGVIAKVNRFLGRQYTATQIEELSNHLSVESMRNNKSCNMDDLLEWAKKTNYSEERQKMDNDFRFIRSGTVGTYKQDMDEAYIRRFAEYEARTTLGTDFDFFF; from the exons ATGGCCCGTtacgaaaaattaaacaacgagttcaccgatcggatcgactGTCCCGGAACGGAGAAACATTACCGCCTGACGCGCCCACAATGGCGCAAAAGCGATCACGACGGTCCTGCGGATGATCGCCAGGAAGGCGAGTGGTGTGTTATGATTGAAAAGTTTCTTCCACTAATCGAACCGATACGACGAATGGCGGTCTACGAGGACGACGTGTGGGTCATCACGTTTCCAAAGTGCGGCACCACCTGGACACAGGAGATGGTTTGGTTGCTGAATAATGGACTCAATTACGAGCGGGCTGCGAAGCAAACACTGGAAGAGCGGTTTCCGTTTCTGGA GCTGTCGGGCGCCCTCTCCCTCATCGACGGTGACTCCGTTGGCAGGGTGCAGGACCTAGCGCGTCCCCGGCACATAAAATCGCACCTGCCGTTTATGCTGCTACCGGAAGCGCTTCAAACCGTGCGGCCAAAAGTTATTTACGTGTCACGCAACCCGAAGGACGCCGCCACCTCGTTCTTTCACCACTATCGCAACATTGTGGGGTTCGATGGTCCCCGGGAACATTTTTTCGACGCCTTTCTTAACGATAGTCTCATCTACGCACCGTTTGGATCGCACGTACGGCGCTACTGGGAGTGGAGCAAGGATCCCGCCGCCAACTGTCTGTTCCTCACGTACGAACAGATGAAGCGTGACCTCTGCGGCGTAATAGCGAAAGTGAATCGCTTCCTCGGGCGACAGTACACCGCGACCCAGATCGAGGAACTGTCTAACCACCTGTCGGTGGAATCAATGAGAA ATAACAAATCGTGCAACATGGACGATCTGCTGGAGTGGGCCAAGAAAACCAATTACAGCGAGGAACGTCAAAAGATGGACAATGATTTTAG ATTCATTCGTAGCGGAACTGTCGGAACATACAAACAGGACATGGACGAGGCGTATATACGACGCTTCGCGGAGTACGAAGCGCGGACCACGCTGGGAACGGATTTTGACTTTTTCTTCTAG
- the LOC131205847 gene encoding luciferin sulfotransferase-like translates to MASSTFTVTRLDSNQVTLQLNDLSEYPSDVLEPSVVTMTTRYAEYAQRIRDFQVYEDDVWIVTFPKSGTTWTEEMVWLINHDLDYQRARGVKLNVRSTFLEIHAIADRFAIDTIAIAENAPRPRQIKSHLPVSLLPRQLWTVKPKIVYVARNPKDVAISLYYHSRVFMGYDGTKESFLDSLCTDLFAYCPLVRHVLNFWALRHEPNVLFLTYERMKRNLKAVLPEVCGYFNKTFTKAELDNLAEHLSFSEMKKNPATNKHDVVRDALKADHREGEQFEFLRKGIVGDFKTELPEGYDAKLNQFITEQLEGSDFQYEYE, encoded by the exons ATGGCGTCTAGTACGTTCACAGTAACGCGTCTGGATTCGAATCAAGTTACACTACAATTGAACGATCTTTCGGAGTACCCATCGGACGTATTGGAGCCGAGTGTTGTGACCATGACCACGAGGTATGCGGAGTACGCCCAGCGCATACGAGATTTCCAGGTCTACGAGGACGACGTGTGGATAGTGACATTCCCAAAAAGTGGCACCACGTGGACGGAGGAGATGGTTTGGTTGATCAACCACGATCTAGACTACCAACGGGCACGGGGCGTGAAGCTTAACGTTCGATCGACCTTTTTGGA GATCCACGCCATCGCCGATCGTTTCGCGATCGATACGATCGCTATCGCCGAGAACGCTCCGCGTCCGCGACAAATTAAATCTCACCTTCCAGTGTCGCTACTTCCGCGACAACTGTGGACCGTGAAGCCGAAGATCGTTTACGTGGCGCGCAACCCAAAGGACGTGGCCATTTCGCTTTACTACCACTCCCGGGTGTTTATGGGATATGATGGCACGAAAGAGAGCTTCCTAGACAGCCTATGCACCGACCTTTTCGCCTACTGTCCCCTGGTGCGTCATGTGCTCAATTTTTGGGCACTCCGCCACGAACCCAATGTGCTGTTCCTAACCTACGAGCGCATGAAACGG AACTTGAAAGCCGTCTTACCAGAGGTTTGCGgttattttaacaaaacattcaccaaaGCAGAGTTGGACAACTTGGCGGAGCACCTATCGTTCagcgaaatgaaaa AAAACCCAGCCACCAACAAGCACGATGTTGTGCGCGACGCTCTCAAAGCCGATCACCGTGAAGGTGAACAGTTTGA ATTTCTACGCAAAGGTATCGTTGGTGATTTTAAAACCGAACTTCCGGAGGGTTACGACGCCAAATTGAATCAGTTCATTACCGAGCAGTTAGAGGGAAGTGATTTCCAGTACGAGTACGAATAG
- the LOC131216188 gene encoding luciferin sulfotransferase-like — MSTSFTITDVESDLGCPGASSYIKVQLNDLSDYPLGVGSLAPVPVVVPAKYQSYAQQVRDFQVYEDDVWIITFPKCGTTWTQEMVWLIDHELDYETARAVSINTRSVFLEIGAIADGIPVDTVSTTAGMKRPRHIKSHLPLPLLARQLWTVKPKIVYVTRNPKDVAVSYLHHYQMIMGFRGTKEAFLNGLVEDRVMFCPQVRHALEFWPLKDSAPNVLFLTYESMKRDLRDVLLRVSEFFAKSYTEDQLNMLAEHLSFDQMKKNPSTNNEQMVRGAMKMNGREGEHFEFMRKGIVGDHRNELSEEYIAKFDRFLEKQLAGSDFKYDE; from the exons ATGTCCACCTCGTTCACCATTACCGACGTCGAATCGGACCTTGGTTGCCCCGGGGCTTCGTCCTACATTAAAGTGCAACTCAACGATCTATCCGACTACCCGCTCGGTGTCGGATCACTAGCACCGGTCCCCGTCGTAGTGCCGGCCAAGTATCAAAGCTACGCCCAGCAAGTGCGAGACTTTCAAGTGTACGAGGATGATGTGTGGATTATCACCTTCCCTAAGTGTGGCACCACCTGGACGCAGGAGATGGTCTGGCTGATCGATCACGAGCTGGACTATGAAACGGCCCGAGCTGTCAGCATCAACACTCGATCGGTGTTTCTGGA GATCGGTGCCATTGCGGACGGCATACCGGTGGACACGGTGAGCACCACGGCCGGCATGAAACGTCCGCGGCATATTAAATCCCATCTGCCACTGCCGTTGCTGGCCCGTCAGCTGTGGACGGTGAAACCGAAGATCGTGTACGTCACCCGAAACCCAAAAGACGTGGCCGTATCCTATCTGCACCACTACCAGATGATCATGGGCTTTCGGGGCACGAAAGAAGCCTTTCTTAATGGGCTCGTCGAGGATCGGGTCATGTTCTGTCCGCAGGTGCGCCACGCGCTCGAGTTTTGGCCCTTGAAAGATTCCGCCCCGAACGTTCTCTTTCTGACGTACGAGTCCATGAAACGG GATCTGAGGGATGTTCTGCTAAGGGTTAGCGAATTTTTCGCTAAATCCTACACCGAAGACCAGCTCAACATGCTTGCAGAACATTTATCGTTCGATCAGATGAAAA AAAATCCATCCACCAACAACGAGCAGATGGTGCGCGGCGCAATGAAGATGAACGGTCGGGAAGGCGAACACTTTGA ATTCATGCGGAAAGGCATTGTTGGGGACCATCGTAACGAGCTGTCGGAAGAGTATATCGCCAAATTTGATCGTTTCCTAGAGAAACAGCTCGCCGGAAGCGATTTCAAGTACGACGAGTGA